The window ACTAATCGGTGTACGCAATTCATGTGAAACCGTTGCTAAAAAAGTCTTTTGCACCTCATCCTCGCGTTGTATCGCCTCTGCCATGTCATTAAAAGTACTTGATAGTTTGCCAATTTCATCACTTGAATTAACCGGTACTCGTGTTTCATAATTACCGTACGACATCTGTTCGACAGCTGTTTGCAGTTCACTTAATGGACGCATAATATGTCGCAAACCCTTATAGACAAAGAAGCTAATAACGATTAAAAAGATTAAGGCGCTGACAAATAGTAGAATCACCTCTTGACTAGCTAGTTCACTAATTTTCGCTAATGGAAAGTAAATATAAATAATGCCCTCTAATCTATTTTGATCTACTAGGGGTAAGACAACTGAAATAAGTTGGCGATCGAACCTTGGCTCATAACCAATCTTTTGTACATATTCGCCTGCTAGTAATTGTTGACGCTCTTCTGCACCGATCAGTGTTTCATAATCAATATCAAATGGTACACAAGCACTAAGCTCACGTGGATTTCGCACAGCGAATATATTTAAGTTGGAATAATCATTGTAATGTTCAATATCCGCTATAAATTCATCTGTTACCTTCCCACTTGTATACATAGTTTGTAACTTGGTACCTACCTCAATCATCGTACTTTCTGTGTCTTCCACGTATAGCTGCTCATATAAAAAATCAGTCAGCACATACATAAAAACAACTGTAATGAGTAAAAATGCAAAAATTAATAACCAAATGCGTGTAGAAATCTTTTTCATTCGCCTGGATCAAAACGGTAGCCGACTCCCCAGACGGTTTGAATATGCCCCGCTGCTTCCTTTCCAAGCTTTAAGCGTAAGGTTTTAATATGGGTATCAACTGTTCGTGTTCCCCCTACATAATCAATATCCCAAATACGTTCAAGCAATTGTTCCCGTGAATACGCATTTCCTGGATTTTTCATAAATAAATGCAATAATTCAAATTCCTTTAATGTGAGGGGAATTGCTTGACCATTTACCGATACTTTACGTGCAATTTCATCGAGTTTAATGGACCCAAACATAATATATTTCTGTTGTAAATCTGCAATATTTGTCCCACTTCTTCTCAGCACCGCATGCATTCGTGCTACAAGTTCGTCATTTGTAAATGGCTTTACAATATAATCATCGCCACCAAGTGTAAGCCCTCTTACCTTGTCCTCATTGGCATCTCGTGCCGTAAGGAAAATAACCGGAACATCCGACATTGCACGAATACTTTGACATACAACAAAGCCATCCTCATGTGGCATCATGACATCAAGTAGTACCAAATCGATTTGTTCGCGCACGATAATATCATAGGCCTCTGTACCACTTGAGGCTGTAAAGGTCTCAAATTTAGAATTACCCAGCATCATCTCAATCAAATTTCGCATATCTTGCTCATCATCAACAATTAATACGGTAGTCACAATTTTTCCTCCCTTACTAACAGTTGAAATGCGCCTTTCCCAACATCAACTGTTTTTTGAATCTGACCCTTTTTTATAAAGTATAAAGTATGGTCGTCGTAACCAGCGACAACAATGTAGTCGTTAAACTGATTCACGACAAAAGGGTTTGCGCCAACCTCTTGCTGCCATTTCACATTCCCATCGAAATCGGTTACATATAATTCATTGTGTCCATGACTTACAACCAATACATTGTCCTCTGTCTTTGTTAACCCGACAGGCATTAAAGGCATCTCAATTACCCCTTGCACTGCACCCGTTGTTAAATCATACCGCTTCACCGAACTATTTGGCTTACTTCCTTCTCCATGTCCACCGATCCATAGCTCATTTGTTTCTTCAACAATGGCTATTCCAT of the Lysinibacillus fusiformis genome contains:
- a CDS encoding sensor histidine kinase; translated protein: MKKISTRIWLLIFAFLLITVVFMYVLTDFLYEQLYVEDTESTMIEVGTKLQTMYTSGKVTDEFIADIEHYNDYSNLNIFAVRNPRELSACVPFDIDYETLIGAEERQQLLAGEYVQKIGYEPRFDRQLISVVLPLVDQNRLEGIIYIYFPLAKISELASQEVILLFVSALIFLIVISFFVYKGLRHIMRPLSELQTAVEQMSYGNYETRVPVNSSDEIGKLSSTFNDMAEAIQREDEVQKTFLATVSHELRTPISYVKGYSEAMQHGIIADAQKEETIQLIVREANRMERLTNELLQLARMENEQKEIILYPIPLAETLREVQQILIYQAQKKDITLQLTADDSLIVKADEVKLKQIFINIIENAINYSHEQSKVEIIAVENNDFAHITIKDYGIGIPQEDLSHVTERFYRVNKARSRADGGSGLGLSIVEQLLKQLHGKIEIESEVEKGTKVKITIPLMEE
- a CDS encoding response regulator transcription factor produces the protein MTTVLIVDDEQDMRNLIEMMLGNSKFETFTASSGTEAYDIIVREQIDLVLLDVMMPHEDGFVVCQSIRAMSDVPVIFLTARDANEDKVRGLTLGGDDYIVKPFTNDELVARMHAVLRRSGTNIADLQQKYIMFGSIKLDEIARKVSVNGQAIPLTLKEFELLHLFMKNPGNAYSREQLLERIWDIDYVGGTRTVDTHIKTLRLKLGKEAAGHIQTVWGVGYRFDPGE